The Lentzea guizhouensis genome contains a region encoding:
- a CDS encoding FAD-binding oxidoreductase, which produces MTTRSWWGWGNVEHAVTPEERQKLVDRVRAVLPNADLTLHDPPDPETLTIPKSRIQPSPLYSTDPLDRLTHARGQAYRDVVRNLAGDIGTVPDAVARPRTEQDVVDVLDHCGSNGIAVIPFGGGTSVVGGVEPRDIDGPVVTLDLGHLDRVLEVDPTSRAARIQAGVLGPDLEAQLKPHGFTLRHFPQSFEFSTLGGWLATRAGGHYATATTHIDDFTESLRVVTPVGVSESRRVPGSGAGPSPDRMFLGSEGALGVITEAWMRVQEPPRHRAGASVRFADWGRAVEAVRAIAQSGLHPANCRLLDPAEAFLNAGSSQSVLVLAFESADHPVDAHLRRALELCAGGEVVEGTAARWRGSFLRMPYQRDAMAQHAMITETFETACTWDRFAELHAAVTEAATSVLEEVCGAGIVTCRFTHVYPDGPAPYYGVYAPGRWGSLRQQWDEIKVAVSEALTGAGGTITHHHAVGRDHMPWYLRQRPDVFGTALTAAKAALDPAGVLNPGVLTTRSTAGPAPR; this is translated from the coding sequence ATGACAACGAGGTCGTGGTGGGGCTGGGGCAACGTCGAACACGCCGTCACCCCGGAAGAACGGCAGAAGCTCGTCGACCGCGTCCGCGCAGTCCTCCCGAACGCGGACCTGACGCTCCACGACCCGCCCGACCCCGAGACGCTGACCATTCCGAAGTCACGCATCCAGCCTTCGCCCCTGTACTCCACCGACCCCCTCGACCGCCTCACCCACGCCCGCGGTCAGGCCTACCGCGACGTCGTCCGCAACCTGGCCGGCGACATCGGCACCGTCCCGGACGCCGTCGCGAGGCCGCGGACCGAGCAGGACGTGGTCGACGTGCTGGACCACTGCGGCAGCAACGGCATCGCGGTCATCCCGTTCGGCGGCGGCACCTCCGTGGTCGGCGGGGTCGAGCCGCGTGACATCGACGGACCCGTCGTGACGCTCGACCTCGGCCACCTCGACCGCGTCCTGGAGGTCGACCCCACCAGCAGGGCCGCGCGGATCCAGGCCGGCGTGCTCGGGCCTGACCTCGAAGCGCAGCTCAAGCCGCACGGGTTCACGCTCCGGCACTTCCCGCAGTCCTTCGAGTTCTCGACGCTGGGCGGGTGGCTCGCGACGCGCGCAGGTGGGCACTACGCGACGGCGACCACGCACATCGATGACTTCACCGAGTCGCTCAGGGTGGTGACACCCGTCGGGGTCAGCGAGTCGCGGAGGGTGCCGGGCAGTGGGGCCGGGCCGTCGCCGGACCGGATGTTCCTGGGGTCTGAAGGTGCGCTCGGGGTGATCACCGAGGCGTGGATGCGGGTGCAGGAACCGCCGCGGCACCGGGCCGGAGCGTCCGTGCGGTTCGCGGACTGGGGGCGGGCGGTCGAGGCGGTGCGGGCGATCGCGCAGTCCGGGCTGCACCCCGCGAACTGCCGGTTGCTCGACCCGGCGGAGGCGTTCCTCAACGCCGGGTCGAGCCAGTCCGTCCTGGTGCTGGCGTTCGAGTCGGCCGACCACCCCGTGGACGCGCACCTGCGGCGCGCTCTCGAACTCTGCGCGGGTGGCGAGGTCGTGGAGGGCACGGCGGCGAGGTGGCGCGGCTCGTTCCTGCGCATGCCCTACCAGCGCGACGCGATGGCGCAGCACGCGATGATCACCGAGACGTTCGAGACGGCCTGCACGTGGGACCGGTTCGCCGAGCTGCACGCGGCCGTCACGGAAGCGGCGACCAGCGTGCTCGAGGAGGTGTGCGGGGCCGGGATCGTGACGTGCCGCTTCACCCACGTCTACCCCGACGGGCCCGCGCCCTACTACGGCGTCTACGCGCCCGGTCGGTGGGGCAGCCTGCGGCAGCAGTGGGACGAGATCAAGGTCGCGGTGTCCGAGGCCCTGACCGGCGCGGGCGGCACGATCACCCACCACCACGCCGTCGGCCGCGACCACATGCCGTGGTACCTGCGTCAGCGCCCGGACGTGTTCGGGACGGCCCTGACCGCGGCCAAAGCCGCCCTCGACCCGGCCGGAGTGCTCAACCCCGGTGTCCTCACGACACGATCGACCGCAGGACCAGCGCCGCGATGA
- a CDS encoding YggT family protein, translating to MIGFVLGWLLTLFILVMIARMIVDWAVALQARGSWVPKVQRVTYAVTEPVLSPVRKVLPPVRFGGFGLDLAFTVVFIAALVLRSIVS from the coding sequence GTGATCGGCTTCGTGCTCGGCTGGCTGCTGACGCTGTTCATCCTGGTGATGATCGCCAGGATGATCGTGGACTGGGCGGTGGCGCTGCAGGCGCGCGGCTCCTGGGTGCCCAAGGTGCAGCGGGTGACGTACGCGGTGACCGAACCGGTGTTGTCGCCGGTGCGCAAGGTGCTGCCGCCGGTGCGGTTCGGCGGGTTCGGGCTGGACCTGGCGTTCACGGTGGTGTTCATCGCGGCGCTGGTCCTGCGGTCGATCGTGTCGTGA
- a CDS encoding NACHT domain-containing protein, which produces MHNEVNSPVHGVVFQSRDIYGAVNVGAVEPEYPPLTSWRDRPELTRELEELLKVQRDTAVTLPHHLQLLKKQPRLIDVYVQRSVLPQRHEEPEPDPEQGDSKAVDREPKHSDSVMSLREALATGRHLLITGGPGSGKSTLGHMYVQVLADEWLEPSGNPPLAEPLMPLRVSAKALIGEESWSELLAKAVRSNKLNAPPRPELFARPALGARWLVFVDGLDEIVEPDHLRQVIDALTSRIRHGSEHQLVITSRDLASGVLDQLQVAHLDRYRIEPFGVDQLEQFAQAWFQIQDPTRVAERKREFLRQVMDGRLRELVTVPLFATIAAIANTLEPERELPQNRVDLCERFLTYLLDEKLNQRTTITELRRTIDDPERLELVEWIYANRAELIEHLAVERLDSELPLAEIATEWIKHPSPPEDLEAVLTSIGVFAQTGEGIDFLHRLFAEYLAARAEAPRIPADFPQLDMWVERGTNEAKETFVLFTFVLWSRVEGNDIGLVVERLLNRGRKHVLLGAKLFAENVDVPAEQAAHLVDRLVDLILTINPGSDPWSEVNDVCRAVRGLTSTVIADGLTARLRELQQNPELLLTIRICCAVALEQLEAGAGMMQWLEKQFFASSDPAVRRAVALGLAEILPDGANRAEQLVVQDTDEADKSDYARIVANVRLLLDLKRPDPAARLLRRMVKHVRQESSATPGSSHLPRQVSNLGDQELISWFRLLRLATDARCTDEALLAADMILARQDAESHELRAAVMTLMSHGGATAVDRIVEQVQDRSAEHKLAAATTLFGDHQDAAAELARGVAVDPDTTDYAKVTACVLIAEVDPMSTSALLDGVDDVSADLTAPLAALVLQGVPSAKDLFRKFLARKVTEWDFSYIAESALELDGFSRDVHVVTVGGSEERWAEVAPLLYRAGHHELGEDLVERLIGQRAPDPAALASCADSLLSQQMPEQAKPLLEKLMTLVGSGTADNARLVAPILQEYGRTEEAVTVAEQALLRELADGGLYVEECVGILLDIAGSKRADFIAEQVANHAMSMDRRLAVAGEFRQRGLFAHMAATWLDVLRHHAFEIKEGVETANKLVKCGYRQQAIEVVREVLDKDELTPSQRPTVRALLAWLEAMGAE; this is translated from the coding sequence ATGCACAACGAGGTCAACAGCCCCGTCCACGGCGTCGTCTTCCAGAGCCGCGACATCTACGGCGCCGTGAACGTGGGTGCGGTCGAGCCCGAGTACCCGCCGCTGACCTCGTGGCGCGACCGGCCGGAGCTGACCAGGGAGCTGGAGGAGCTGCTCAAGGTCCAGCGCGACACCGCCGTCACGCTCCCCCACCACCTCCAGCTGCTGAAGAAGCAACCCCGCCTGATCGACGTCTACGTGCAACGCTCGGTTCTCCCGCAACGCCACGAGGAACCCGAGCCCGACCCTGAACAGGGCGACTCCAAGGCCGTCGACCGCGAACCGAAGCACAGCGACAGCGTCATGTCGCTCAGGGAGGCACTCGCCACCGGCCGCCACCTGCTGATCACCGGCGGCCCCGGCTCCGGCAAGTCGACGCTCGGCCACATGTACGTCCAGGTCCTGGCCGACGAGTGGCTCGAGCCCAGCGGCAACCCACCTCTCGCCGAGCCGCTGATGCCGCTGCGGGTCAGCGCGAAAGCCCTGATCGGCGAGGAGTCGTGGAGCGAGCTGCTGGCGAAGGCCGTCCGCAGCAACAAGCTCAACGCCCCACCCCGCCCGGAACTCTTCGCCCGCCCCGCCCTCGGCGCCCGCTGGCTCGTGTTCGTGGACGGCCTGGACGAGATCGTGGAGCCGGACCACCTGCGCCAGGTCATCGACGCGCTCACCAGCCGCATTCGGCACGGCTCCGAGCACCAGCTGGTCATCACCTCACGTGACCTCGCTTCCGGCGTGCTCGACCAGTTGCAGGTCGCCCACCTCGACCGCTACCGGATCGAACCCTTCGGCGTGGACCAGCTCGAGCAGTTCGCGCAGGCGTGGTTCCAGATCCAGGACCCGACGCGCGTGGCGGAGCGGAAGCGCGAGTTCCTGCGGCAGGTGATGGACGGCCGACTGCGCGAACTGGTGACCGTGCCGCTGTTCGCGACGATCGCCGCCATCGCGAACACCCTGGAGCCGGAACGCGAGCTCCCGCAGAACCGCGTGGACCTGTGTGAGCGGTTCCTGACCTACCTGCTGGACGAGAAGCTCAACCAGCGCACCACGATCACGGAGCTCCGCCGGACGATCGACGACCCCGAGCGGCTGGAGCTCGTGGAGTGGATCTACGCCAATCGAGCCGAGCTGATCGAACACCTCGCGGTCGAACGGCTGGACTCGGAGCTCCCACTGGCGGAGATCGCCACCGAGTGGATCAAGCATCCCAGTCCGCCGGAGGACCTGGAGGCCGTGCTGACGAGCATCGGCGTGTTCGCGCAGACAGGTGAGGGAATCGACTTCCTGCACCGGTTGTTCGCCGAATACCTGGCGGCGCGTGCAGAGGCGCCGCGGATCCCCGCCGACTTCCCGCAGCTCGACATGTGGGTTGAGCGCGGCACCAACGAGGCCAAAGAGACGTTCGTGCTCTTCACCTTCGTGCTGTGGAGCCGTGTTGAAGGCAACGACATCGGTCTGGTCGTCGAACGCCTGCTGAACCGGGGCCGCAAGCATGTGCTGCTCGGGGCCAAGCTGTTCGCAGAGAACGTAGATGTGCCTGCGGAGCAGGCCGCACACCTGGTGGACCGGCTCGTCGACCTCATACTGACCATCAATCCCGGCAGCGACCCTTGGAGCGAGGTGAACGACGTCTGCCGAGCGGTGCGTGGTCTGACCAGCACGGTGATCGCGGACGGACTGACGGCCCGGTTGCGCGAACTGCAGCAGAACCCCGAACTGCTCCTGACGATCCGCATCTGTTGCGCGGTCGCGCTGGAGCAACTCGAAGCCGGTGCCGGCATGATGCAGTGGCTGGAGAAACAGTTCTTCGCATCATCGGATCCGGCTGTCCGACGAGCGGTAGCGCTCGGGCTGGCCGAGATCCTGCCGGACGGTGCAAATCGCGCGGAACAGCTCGTTGTGCAGGACACAGACGAAGCAGACAAGTCCGATTACGCGCGCATCGTCGCGAATGTTCGGCTGCTGCTCGACTTGAAACGCCCTGACCCGGCTGCGCGACTCCTCCGCCGGATGGTGAAGCACGTGCGGCAGGAGTCCTCTGCTACGCCGGGAAGTTCGCACCTCCCGCGGCAGGTCTCCAACCTGGGTGACCAAGAGCTGATCAGCTGGTTCCGACTGCTGCGTCTAGCCACGGATGCACGGTGCACGGACGAAGCACTACTGGCCGCTGACATGATCCTCGCGCGACAGGACGCCGAATCACACGAGCTCCGAGCTGCCGTGATGACCTTGATGTCCCACGGTGGCGCAACAGCGGTTGACCGGATCGTCGAGCAGGTCCAAGACAGGTCGGCGGAACACAAGCTGGCCGCGGCGACGACGTTGTTCGGCGATCATCAAGACGCAGCGGCAGAGCTGGCCCGAGGCGTCGCGGTCGATCCGGACACGACCGACTACGCCAAGGTGACCGCCTGCGTGCTGATCGCAGAGGTGGATCCGATGTCCACGAGCGCTCTGCTCGATGGCGTGGACGACGTCTCGGCGGATTTGACTGCACCCCTGGCAGCTCTGGTGCTGCAGGGCGTACCTTCCGCGAAGGACCTGTTCAGGAAATTCTTGGCACGCAAGGTCACGGAGTGGGACTTCTCCTACATCGCCGAGTCAGCCCTTGAGCTTGACGGATTCAGCCGGGACGTGCACGTGGTGACGGTCGGCGGCTCCGAAGAACGCTGGGCCGAAGTCGCTCCACTGCTCTACAGAGCCGGACATCACGAACTCGGGGAGGACCTGGTCGAACGGCTGATCGGCCAGCGCGCCCCTGATCCGGCGGCACTCGCATCCTGCGCGGACTCGCTTCTCTCCCAGCAAATGCCTGAACAGGCAAAACCTCTGCTGGAGAAGTTGATGACGCTGGTCGGGAGCGGTACTGCCGACAACGCCAGGCTGGTGGCACCGATCCTGCAGGAGTACGGGCGTACCGAGGAAGCCGTCACCGTTGCGGAACAGGCGTTGCTCCGCGAACTGGCCGACGGCGGCCTCTACGTCGAGGAGTGCGTCGGGATCCTGCTCGACATAGCCGGTTCGAAGAGAGCTGACTTCATCGCAGAGCAGGTGGCGAACCACGCGATGTCGATGGACCGGCGGCTCGCAGTGGCTGGCGAATTCCGGCAGCGCGGTCTGTTCGCGCACATGGCGGCAACATGGCTCGACGTGCTGCGCCACCACGCTTTCGAGATCAAGGAAGGCGTGGAGACCGCCAACAAGCTGGTGAAGTGCGGGTACCGGCAGCAGGCGATCGAGGTGGTTCGGGAGGTCCTCGACAAGGACGAGCTCACCCCGTCCCAGCGGCCGACCGTGCGGGCGTTGCTGGCGTGGTTGGAGGCGATGGGTGCGGAGTGA
- a CDS encoding SDR family NAD(P)-dependent oxidoreductase: MDVLVTGGNKGLGLETVRQLATAGHTVWLGSRDLERGRVAAAEVGARAVQLDVTSDESVAAAVRMVGSLDVLVNNAGVSPERGPGWFVETADLTAEVLRETFETNVAGTVRVLHAFLPLLERSEAPVVVNVSSRLGSLSTVAAPGSPQHDYPGAAYPASKAALNMLTIQYAKAFPRMRINAVDPGFTATDLNDRTGTQSAAEGAAIIVRMAQVGPDGPTGGYFDGSGPLPW, translated from the coding sequence GTGGACGTACTGGTGACCGGTGGGAACAAAGGGCTCGGCCTGGAGACGGTGCGGCAGCTGGCCACGGCCGGCCACACCGTGTGGCTCGGCAGCAGGGACCTGGAGCGCGGCCGGGTGGCCGCCGCCGAGGTGGGGGCGCGTGCCGTCCAGCTCGACGTGACGTCCGACGAGTCGGTGGCGGCGGCTGTCCGGATGGTCGGGTCGCTCGACGTGCTGGTGAACAACGCGGGAGTGTCGCCGGAACGGGGCCCCGGGTGGTTCGTCGAGACCGCGGACCTCACCGCCGAGGTGCTGCGGGAGACCTTCGAGACCAACGTGGCCGGGACCGTCCGGGTGCTGCACGCGTTCCTGCCGCTGCTCGAACGGTCCGAGGCCCCGGTGGTCGTCAACGTCAGCAGCCGCCTCGGGTCGTTGAGCACGGTGGCGGCACCGGGCAGCCCGCAGCACGACTACCCCGGTGCCGCGTACCCGGCGTCCAAGGCCGCGCTGAACATGCTGACCATCCAGTACGCGAAGGCCTTCCCGCGAATGCGGATCAACGCGGTGGATCCGGGGTTCACGGCGACCGACCTCAACGACCGGACCGGGACGCAGAGCGCCGCCGAGGGTGCCGCGATCATCGTGCGGATGGCGCAGGTCGGGCCGGACGGTCCCACCGGCGGGTACTTCGACGGCTCCGGCCCGCTGCCGTGGTGA
- a CDS encoding Nramp family divalent metal transporter — translation MASTQIGVSRPPLDLDDLPAPEEVFKVRKLGPRQIVQFVIGPSLIALGISIGSGEWLLGPQAVGKFGFVGVGWVITVSALLQTFYNVEIARYVVATGEVPVVGWGRVPPGWKFWVPVSLLVFYFAFLFGGWAAGAGQGLFALIAGRGYRPDEIEYVRLLAIGLLFVVFLITAGARKVSRALELTNWVLVGSLLLVLVVVTVAIVPFSVWSEGVRGLVTPAAPPEGITASQLGGLAGFTALASGLNWYAMNHYRDKGYGMGHRVGFISGLRGGKQELRPVGVTFVDTPANASLWRRWYRLLLIDQWAVFFVGAMLGMLLPTVLMAHLVAVSGTQPTAANVPTFSAEQLGLLYGQGMFYLMLVVGVLVLFSTQLGIFEALVRNFTDAMHAVSPKLRRRIEDDPRRFYYPFMLFVLVLIAGAMHLALPVELVQISANMSNLGALMFPFALMYLNSRLPRPARPRWWHHVVLVLNVVFFGFFFVNFVFELVTGGPLVRF, via the coding sequence ATGGCGTCGACGCAAATCGGTGTGAGCAGGCCACCGCTGGACCTGGACGACCTGCCGGCCCCGGAGGAGGTCTTCAAGGTCCGCAAGCTGGGTCCGCGGCAGATCGTCCAGTTCGTCATCGGCCCCAGCCTGATCGCGCTCGGCATCTCCATCGGCAGCGGCGAGTGGCTGCTCGGCCCGCAGGCGGTCGGCAAGTTCGGCTTCGTCGGCGTGGGCTGGGTGATCACCGTGTCCGCGTTGCTGCAGACGTTCTACAACGTGGAGATCGCGCGCTACGTCGTGGCGACCGGCGAGGTGCCGGTCGTCGGCTGGGGCCGGGTGCCACCGGGCTGGAAGTTCTGGGTGCCGGTGTCGCTGCTGGTCTTCTACTTCGCGTTCCTGTTCGGCGGCTGGGCGGCGGGCGCCGGGCAGGGGCTCTTCGCCCTGATCGCGGGCCGCGGCTACCGCCCCGACGAGATCGAGTACGTGCGGCTGCTCGCGATCGGCCTGCTGTTCGTGGTCTTCCTGATCACCGCCGGCGCCCGCAAGGTCTCCCGCGCCCTGGAACTCACGAACTGGGTGCTCGTCGGCTCCCTGCTGCTGGTCCTGGTCGTGGTGACGGTCGCGATCGTGCCGTTCTCGGTCTGGTCGGAGGGCGTGCGCGGCCTCGTCACCCCCGCCGCACCACCGGAGGGCATCACCGCGTCCCAGCTCGGCGGCCTCGCCGGTTTCACCGCCCTGGCGTCGGGCCTGAACTGGTACGCGATGAACCACTACCGCGACAAGGGCTACGGCATGGGCCACCGGGTCGGCTTCATCTCGGGCCTGCGCGGCGGCAAGCAGGAGCTGCGCCCGGTCGGGGTGACCTTTGTGGACACCCCGGCCAACGCCTCGCTGTGGCGGCGCTGGTACCGGCTGCTGCTGATCGACCAGTGGGCGGTGTTCTTCGTCGGCGCGATGCTCGGCATGCTGCTGCCCACCGTGCTGATGGCCCACCTCGTGGCGGTGTCGGGAACGCAACCGACGGCGGCGAACGTGCCGACGTTCTCCGCCGAGCAGCTCGGCCTGCTGTACGGGCAGGGCATGTTCTACCTGATGCTGGTGGTCGGCGTGCTGGTGCTGTTCTCCACCCAGCTCGGCATCTTCGAGGCGCTGGTCCGCAACTTCACCGACGCGATGCACGCGGTGTCCCCGAAGCTGCGTCGTCGCATCGAGGACGACCCGCGCCGGTTCTACTACCCGTTCATGCTGTTCGTGCTGGTGCTGATCGCGGGTGCCATGCATCTCGCGCTGCCCGTGGAGCTGGTGCAGATCTCGGCGAACATGTCGAACCTGGGCGCGCTGATGTTCCCGTTCGCGTTGATGTACCTGAACTCCCGGCTACCTCGACCGGCGCGGCCGCGGTGGTGGCACCACGTGGTTCTGGTGCTGAACGTGGTGTTCTTCGGGTTCTTCTTCGTGAACTTCGTGTTCGAGCTCGTCACGGGAGGGCCGCTGGTGCGGTTCTGA
- a CDS encoding nucleoside deaminase, with protein sequence MTAASDMLAVAVEEARTGLAEGGIPIGAALFDGDGRLLGRGHNRRVQDGDASMHAETSAFRDAGRQRGYRGTTMVTTLSPCWYCSGLVRQFGISNVLIGEATTFHGGHDWLAEHGVGITVVEDPACIEMMTRFIAEQPELWFEDIGQD encoded by the coding sequence ATGACCGCTGCTTCCGACATGCTGGCCGTCGCCGTCGAAGAGGCGCGCACGGGACTCGCCGAGGGCGGGATCCCGATCGGCGCCGCGCTCTTCGACGGCGACGGCCGTCTGCTCGGCCGGGGCCACAACCGCCGCGTCCAGGACGGCGACGCCTCGATGCACGCCGAGACCTCCGCCTTCCGCGACGCCGGTCGTCAGCGCGGCTATCGCGGCACGACGATGGTCACCACGCTGTCGCCGTGCTGGTACTGCAGCGGGCTGGTGCGGCAGTTCGGGATCTCGAACGTGCTGATCGGGGAGGCGACGACGTTCCACGGCGGGCACGACTGGCTGGCGGAGCACGGCGTCGGGATCACGGTGGTGGAGGACCCGGCCTGCATCGAGATGATGACGAGGTTCATCGCCGAGCAGCCGGAGCTGTGGTTCGAGGACATCGGCCAGGATTGA
- a CDS encoding STAS domain-containing protein produces the protein MPDPTTLATVVVDRISSDVVVLHVSGELDTTSSSELTAPLDTHVVEANRAVVVDLGGVRFLGSAGLEALVLGQQRAGRNNVEFVLVASSRAALRPIEATGLDTVFTILGSVDEAVDRYSA, from the coding sequence GTGCCCGACCCCACCACACTGGCCACCGTGGTCGTCGACCGGATCTCATCCGACGTCGTCGTGCTGCACGTGTCCGGTGAGCTCGACACCACCAGCTCGAGCGAGCTCACCGCACCCCTCGACACCCACGTGGTGGAGGCGAACAGGGCAGTCGTCGTGGACCTCGGCGGCGTGCGCTTCCTCGGTTCCGCCGGCCTGGAGGCCCTGGTACTCGGCCAGCAACGCGCCGGCCGCAACAACGTCGAGTTCGTGCTGGTCGCCTCGTCGCGGGCGGCACTGCGACCGATCGAGGCGACGGGGCTCGACACCGTGTTCACGATCCTGGGGTCGGTGGACGAGGCGGTCGACCGCTACTCGGCCTGA
- a CDS encoding immune inhibitor A domain-containing protein, whose protein sequence is MRRTLAGAAALALMTAGLAIPAAATPAEQPETQVRQQSDEQPHELELKRRALKQQALAEVLTGEVTAEKRGTSTVAKVGKKQARDQYVELKREKTDKIFVILAEFGNERHPDYPDRDTDPNTPGPLRFDGPVRNQIPAPDRAVDNTTIWRPDFSRQYFQDLYFSRAKDANSVANFYDKQSSGRYTVDGLVTDWVKVRYNEARYGRSNGYPCGDNICNNSRELIKDAVTQWVDDQRAAGKTTEQITAALREYDVWDRYDYDFDGDFNEPDGYIDHFQIVHAGGDQADGDPWQGEDALWSHRGYAFKNYNTGPGTNKLGGAPIGDTGLWVGDYTVQPENGGVGVFAHEFGHDLGLPDHYDTNGGTNGVNWWSIMGQNRVNAPGEATGERANEFSAWDKLQLGWLDYEIAVAGQERTFQLGPHEYNTAKAQGLVVVLPDISKSFDYGAPFAGGKMWWSEKGNDLDHSMTAPLDLRGKTTASLSLKARYDIEADYDYLYVEASNEDGSWTQLDGTANGAPFVRDSGDAPAISGSSGGQWVDVTVPLDAYAGKNTKLRLAYRTDGALAPQGFFADEITVVADGTPVLTDGGETAGTWTTRGFRTTEGKETKAFDQFYIASNRTYESYGQYNRTGPYRYSFQDKPDLVEHFPYQDGLLVSLWNTSYLDNNVSEHPGEGLILPIDANPAPLYNLEGQRWSPTIGGYDAPFSLQKSDSFTLHVNGKASYVRGAAAQPVFDDTKQYWFAEQPNAGVKLPAVGVGLRVTKQSGTSMTVKLFKTK, encoded by the coding sequence GTGCGAAGAACACTGGCGGGAGCAGCGGCGCTCGCGTTGATGACGGCGGGCTTGGCCATCCCGGCCGCCGCGACGCCGGCCGAGCAGCCCGAAACGCAGGTGCGGCAGCAGAGCGACGAGCAGCCGCACGAGCTGGAGCTCAAGCGGCGCGCGCTCAAGCAGCAGGCGCTGGCCGAGGTGCTGACCGGTGAGGTGACCGCGGAGAAGCGCGGCACCAGCACCGTCGCCAAGGTCGGCAAGAAGCAGGCGAGGGACCAGTACGTCGAGCTCAAGCGGGAGAAGACCGACAAGATCTTCGTGATCCTGGCGGAGTTCGGCAACGAGCGGCACCCCGACTACCCCGACCGCGACACCGACCCGAACACGCCGGGCCCGCTGCGGTTCGACGGGCCGGTGCGCAACCAGATCCCCGCGCCGGACCGGGCCGTGGACAACACCACGATCTGGCGGCCCGACTTCAGCCGGCAGTACTTCCAGGACCTGTACTTCTCGCGGGCGAAGGACGCCAACTCGGTCGCGAACTTCTACGACAAGCAGTCCTCCGGGCGCTACACGGTCGACGGGCTCGTCACGGACTGGGTGAAGGTCCGCTACAACGAGGCCCGCTACGGCCGCAGCAACGGCTACCCGTGCGGCGACAACATCTGCAACAACTCCCGCGAGCTCATCAAGGACGCCGTCACCCAGTGGGTCGACGACCAGCGTGCCGCGGGCAAGACGACCGAGCAGATCACCGCGGCCCTGCGCGAGTACGACGTCTGGGACCGCTACGACTACGACTTCGACGGCGACTTCAACGAGCCCGACGGCTACATCGACCACTTCCAGATCGTGCACGCCGGTGGTGACCAGGCCGACGGCGATCCGTGGCAGGGCGAGGACGCGCTCTGGAGCCACCGCGGCTACGCCTTCAAGAACTACAACACCGGTCCCGGCACCAACAAGCTCGGCGGCGCGCCCATCGGCGACACGGGCCTGTGGGTCGGCGACTACACCGTGCAGCCCGAGAACGGCGGCGTCGGCGTGTTCGCGCACGAGTTCGGCCACGACCTCGGCCTGCCGGACCACTACGACACCAACGGCGGCACGAACGGCGTCAACTGGTGGTCGATCATGGGCCAGAACCGGGTGAACGCGCCCGGTGAGGCGACCGGCGAGCGCGCCAACGAGTTCTCCGCGTGGGACAAGCTGCAGCTCGGCTGGCTCGACTACGAGATCGCGGTCGCGGGCCAGGAGCGGACGTTCCAGCTCGGGCCGCACGAGTACAACACCGCGAAGGCGCAGGGCCTCGTGGTCGTGCTGCCGGACATCTCCAAGTCGTTCGACTACGGCGCCCCGTTCGCGGGCGGCAAGATGTGGTGGAGCGAGAAGGGCAACGACCTCGACCACTCGATGACCGCGCCGCTCGACCTGCGCGGCAAGACCACGGCGTCGCTGTCGCTCAAGGCGCGCTACGACATCGAGGCCGACTACGACTACCTCTACGTCGAGGCGTCCAACGAGGACGGCAGCTGGACCCAGCTCGACGGCACCGCGAACGGCGCGCCGTTCGTGCGCGACTCCGGCGACGCGCCGGCGATCAGCGGTTCGTCCGGCGGCCAGTGGGTCGACGTCACGGTGCCGCTGGACGCCTACGCGGGCAAGAACACCAAGCTGCGCCTGGCCTACCGCACCGACGGAGCGCTGGCGCCGCAGGGCTTCTTCGCCGACGAGATCACGGTCGTCGCGGACGGCACCCCGGTGCTGACCGACGGCGGTGAGACGGCCGGGACGTGGACCACGCGCGGTTTCCGCACCACGGAAGGTAAGGAGACCAAGGCGTTCGACCAGTTCTACATCGCGTCGAACCGCACCTACGAGTCCTACGGCCAGTACAACCGCACCGGCCCGTACCGGTACAGCTTCCAGGACAAGCCCGACCTCGTGGAGCACTTCCCGTACCAGGACGGCCTGCTCGTCTCGCTGTGGAACACGTCCTACCTCGACAACAACGTGAGCGAGCACCCCGGTGAGGGCCTGATCCTGCCGATCGACGCCAACCCCGCACCGCTCTACAACCTCGAGGGCCAGCGCTGGTCGCCCACCATCGGCGGTTACGACGCGCCGTTCTCGCTGCAGAAGTCGGACTCCTTCACGCTGCACGTCAACGGCAAGGCGTCCTACGTCCGCGGCGCGGCGGCACAGCCGGTGTTCGACGACACGAAGCAGTACTGGTTCGCCGAGCAGCCCAACGCCGGCGTCAAGCTGCCCGCGGTCGGCGTCGGCCTGCGGGTGACCAAGCAGTCCGGCACGTCGATGACGGTGAAACTGTTCAAGACGAAGTAG